From the genome of Phreatobacter cathodiphilus, one region includes:
- a CDS encoding aspartate kinase: protein MPRLVMKFGGTSVANVDRIKNVARHVKREVEAGYQVAVVVSAMSGKTNELVAWCKEAAPLYDLAEYDTVVAAGEQVTSGLLAIVLTAMGIKARSWQGWQVPIVTDESHSVARIADIPSANLDAAFAAGEVAVISGFQGVTRESGRIATLGRGGSDTSAVAVAAAIRAERCDIYTDVDGVYTTDPRIVPKARRLDKVGFEEMLEMASLGSKVLQVRSVELSMIHGVRTYVRSSFDDPDNPQSGTLICDEEEIVEKQVVTGIAFSKDEAQVSVRAVADKPGVAAAIFGPLAEANINVDMIVQNVSSDGATTDITFTCPGADLERARHVLMDAREAVGFKALETASDVVKVSCIGVGMRSHAGVAAKAFKALADKGINIRAITTSEIKFSVLIDAAYTELAARTLHTLYGLDKAA, encoded by the coding sequence ATGCCTCGCCTCGTGATGAAGTTCGGCGGCACGTCCGTCGCCAATGTCGACCGCATCAAGAACGTCGCGCGGCACGTCAAACGCGAGGTGGAGGCCGGCTACCAGGTCGCCGTCGTGGTCTCCGCCATGTCCGGCAAGACCAACGAGCTCGTCGCCTGGTGCAAGGAGGCGGCCCCCCTCTACGACCTCGCCGAATACGATACCGTCGTCGCCGCCGGCGAACAGGTGACCTCCGGCCTCCTCGCCATCGTGCTGACCGCCATGGGCATCAAGGCGCGTTCCTGGCAGGGCTGGCAGGTGCCGATCGTCACCGACGAATCCCATTCGGTCGCCCGCATCGCCGACATTCCCTCGGCCAATCTCGACGCCGCCTTCGCGGCCGGCGAGGTGGCGGTGATCTCAGGCTTCCAGGGCGTCACCCGCGAGAGCGGCCGCATCGCCACCCTCGGCCGCGGCGGCTCGGACACCTCGGCCGTCGCCGTCGCCGCGGCGATCCGCGCCGAGCGCTGCGACATCTACACCGACGTGGACGGCGTCTACACGACCGATCCGCGCATCGTCCCGAAGGCTCGCCGCCTCGACAAGGTCGGCTTCGAGGAGATGCTGGAAATGGCCTCGCTGGGATCGAAGGTCCTGCAGGTCCGTTCCGTCGAGCTTTCAATGATCCATGGCGTGCGCACCTATGTCCGATCCTCCTTCGACGATCCGGACAATCCGCAGAGCGGCACGCTCATCTGCGACGAGGAGGAAATCGTGGAAAAGCAGGTCGTGACCGGCATCGCCTTCTCCAAGGACGAGGCCCAGGTGAGCGTGCGCGCCGTCGCCGACAAGCCGGGCGTCGCCGCCGCGATCTTCGGTCCCCTCGCCGAGGCCAACATCAACGTCGACATGATCGTCCAGAACGTCTCCTCGGACGGCGCCACCACCGACATCACCTTCACGTGTCCGGGCGCCGACCTCGAGCGGGCCCGCCACGTGCTGATGGACGCGCGCGAGGCCGTCGGCTTCAAGGCGCTCGAGACCGCCTCGGACGTCGTCAAGGTGTCCTGCATCGGGGTGGGCATGCGCTCCCATGCCGGCGTCGCGGCAAAGGCTTTCAAGGCCCTGGCCGACAAGGGCATCAACATCCGCGCCATCACCACTTCGGAGATCAAGTTCTCCGTGCTGATCGACGCCGCCTATACCGAGCTCGCCGCCCGCACGCTCCACACGCTCTACGGGCTGGACAAGGCGGCGTGA
- the ptsP gene encoding phosphoenolpyruvate--protein phosphotransferase: MRPAFGGPRLLLRRLREVMAEQISAQERLDKIVVLIAANMVAEVCSVYVLRVDSTLELYATQGLNREAVHHTVMRAGEGLVGMVAQTAESLNLSDAQEHPSFSFKPETGEEIFHSFLGVPILRGGNTLGVLVVQNRAHRKYEEDEVEALQTTSMVLAEMIASGELSALAPPGQEPAARRPLHLPGEGLAEGVGLGHVVLHEPRIQVTKLIADDPTRELVRIEAAIEALRAEIDHMLDAEDVARGGEHKDILEAYRMFAHDRGFVRRLKEAIGTGITAEAAVERVQSDNRARMMRQTDPYLRERMHDLDDLANRLMRQLTGDKGEVRMDLPDNAIVVARHMGPAALLDYDRSRLRGLVLEEAGATSHVAIVARALGIPTVGQAANVTSLADPGDAIIIDGATGEVHLRPTSDVESAYAEKVRFRARRQAQYAAIRHLPAVTRDGVEIKLNLNAGLMVDLPFLEETGASGIGLFRTELQFMVANALPRTAEQLDLYRKVLDAAGERPVTFRTLDIGGDKVLPYMDVIQEENPAMGWRAIRLGLDRPGLLRSQVRAMLRAGAGREVRIMFPMVAAVEEFDAAKAIVERELTHLRRHDHRMPDRVQIGVMVEVPALLFQLDELLPRVDFLSVGSNDLVQFMFAVDRGNSRVANRFDVLSPPILRALRLLARKGREHGKLVTLCGELASRPLEAMMLAGLGYRSLSLSPAAMGPVKSMLLELDLARLAALLDDLIDQPRPGASIRQRLRDFAEAEGVTL; the protein is encoded by the coding sequence ATGCGCCCCGCATTCGGCGGTCCGCGCCTCCTGCTCCGCCGCCTCCGCGAGGTGATGGCGGAGCAGATCTCGGCGCAGGAACGCCTCGACAAGATCGTGGTGCTGATCGCGGCCAACATGGTGGCCGAGGTCTGCTCGGTCTATGTCCTGCGCGTCGACTCAACCCTTGAGCTCTATGCCACCCAGGGCCTCAACCGCGAGGCGGTCCACCACACGGTCATGCGCGCCGGCGAGGGCCTCGTCGGCATGGTGGCGCAGACCGCCGAATCGCTGAACCTCTCCGACGCACAGGAGCACCCCTCCTTCTCCTTCAAGCCGGAGACGGGCGAGGAGATCTTCCACTCCTTCCTCGGCGTGCCGATCCTGCGCGGCGGCAACACGCTCGGCGTCCTCGTCGTGCAGAACCGCGCGCACCGCAAATACGAGGAAGACGAGGTCGAGGCGCTCCAGACCACCTCGATGGTGCTGGCGGAGATGATCGCCTCGGGCGAGCTCTCGGCGCTCGCCCCGCCCGGCCAGGAGCCCGCCGCCCGCCGTCCGCTGCACCTGCCCGGCGAAGGCCTCGCCGAGGGCGTCGGCCTCGGCCACGTGGTGCTGCACGAGCCGCGCATCCAGGTCACCAAGCTGATCGCCGACGATCCCACCCGCGAACTCGTCCGCATCGAGGCGGCGATCGAGGCCCTGCGCGCCGAGATCGACCACATGCTGGACGCCGAGGACGTCGCCCGCGGCGGCGAGCACAAGGACATCCTCGAAGCCTACCGCATGTTCGCCCACGACCGCGGCTTCGTGCGCCGCCTGAAGGAGGCGATCGGCACCGGCATCACCGCCGAGGCGGCGGTGGAGCGCGTCCAGTCGGACAATCGCGCCCGCATGATGCGCCAGACCGACCCCTATCTGCGCGAGCGCATGCACGACCTCGACGACCTCGCCAACCGCCTGATGCGCCAGCTCACCGGCGACAAGGGCGAGGTGCGCATGGACCTGCCGGACAACGCCATCGTCGTGGCGCGGCACATGGGGCCGGCCGCCCTGCTCGACTACGACCGCTCGCGCCTGCGCGGCCTCGTCTTGGAGGAGGCGGGCGCCACCAGCCACGTGGCCATCGTCGCCCGGGCGCTGGGAATCCCGACCGTCGGCCAGGCGGCGAACGTCACCAGCCTCGCCGATCCGGGCGACGCCATCATCATCGACGGCGCCACCGGCGAGGTGCACCTGAGGCCCACGAGCGACGTCGAGAGCGCCTATGCCGAGAAGGTGCGCTTCCGCGCCCGCCGCCAGGCCCAGTACGCCGCCATCCGCCACCTGCCGGCGGTGACCCGCGACGGCGTCGAGATCAAGCTCAACCTCAATGCCGGCCTGATGGTCGACCTGCCCTTCCTCGAGGAGACCGGCGCCTCCGGCATCGGCCTGTTCCGCACCGAGCTGCAGTTCATGGTCGCCAACGCCCTGCCGCGCACCGCCGAGCAGCTCGACCTCTACCGCAAGGTGCTCGATGCGGCGGGCGAACGGCCCGTCACCTTCCGCACCCTCGACATCGGCGGCGACAAGGTGCTGCCCTACATGGACGTCATCCAGGAGGAGAACCCGGCCATGGGCTGGCGGGCGATCCGCCTCGGCCTCGACCGTCCGGGCCTGCTGCGCAGCCAGGTGCGCGCCATGCTGCGCGCCGGCGCCGGGCGCGAGGTACGCATCATGTTCCCGATGGTGGCGGCGGTGGAGGAGTTCGACGCCGCCAAGGCCATCGTCGAGCGCGAGCTGACCCACCTGCGGCGCCACGACCACCGCATGCCGGACCGCGTGCAGATCGGCGTCATGGTCGAGGTGCCGGCCCTGCTGTTCCAGCTCGACGAGCTTCTGCCGCGCGTCGACTTCCTCTCGGTCGGCTCCAACGACCTCGTCCAGTTCATGTTCGCGGTCGACCGCGGCAACAGCCGCGTCGCCAACCGCTTCGACGTGCTCTCGCCCCCCATTCTCCGCGCTCTGCGCCTGCTCGCCCGCAAGGGTCGGGAGCACGGCAAGCTCGTCACCCTCTGCGGCGAACTCGCCTCGCGCCCCCTGGAGGCCATGATGCTGGCGGGGCTCGGCTATCGCTCCCTGTCCCTGTCGCCCGCCGCCATGGGGCCGGTGAAGTCCATGCTGCTCGAGCTCGACCTGGCGCGCCTCGCCGCCCTGCTCGACGACCTCATCGACCAGCCGCGCCCGGGGGCCTCGATCCGCCAGCGCCTGCGCGACTTCGCCGAAGCCGAGGGCGTGACCCTCTGA
- the prfA gene encoding peptide chain release factor 1 — MLPLAKLQALIVRRDLVEAELSAGVEGERYVALSREFSELTPVVEAINAYRTAQAELADVEQLLADPATDREMADLAHEEKPALEEKLAGLEHQLRLALLPKDAADAKNAILEIRAGTGGDEASLFAGDLFRMYERYAALQGWTMELISASEGTVGGYKEIVAEIRGAGAYARLKFESGVHRVQRVPATESGGRIHTSAATVAVLPEAEEVDVAIAEDDLRIDVMRAQGAGGQHVNKTESAVRITHIPTNTVVLVQDERSQHKNKARAMAILRSRIFDEERRRLAATRAEDRKLQVGSGDRSERIRTYNFPQGRVTDHRIELTLYKLPEIMAGTALGEIVDALIADHQASLLALDTAA, encoded by the coding sequence ATGCTGCCGCTCGCCAAGCTCCAGGCGCTGATCGTCCGCCGCGATCTCGTCGAGGCCGAGCTCTCCGCCGGCGTCGAGGGCGAGCGCTATGTGGCGCTGTCGCGGGAGTTCTCCGAACTGACGCCCGTCGTCGAGGCGATCAACGCCTACCGGACGGCGCAGGCCGAGCTCGCCGACGTCGAGCAGCTCCTCGCCGACCCCGCCACCGACCGCGAGATGGCCGATCTCGCCCACGAGGAGAAGCCGGCGCTGGAGGAGAAGCTCGCCGGGCTCGAGCACCAGCTCCGCCTCGCTCTCCTGCCGAAGGACGCGGCCGACGCCAAGAACGCCATCCTCGAAATCCGCGCGGGAACCGGGGGCGACGAGGCCTCGCTCTTCGCCGGCGACCTCTTCCGCATGTACGAGCGCTATGCCGCCCTGCAGGGCTGGACCATGGAGCTGATCTCCGCGAGCGAGGGCACGGTCGGCGGCTACAAGGAGATCGTCGCCGAGATCCGCGGCGCCGGCGCCTATGCGAGGCTGAAGTTCGAGAGCGGCGTCCACCGGGTGCAGCGCGTGCCGGCGACCGAGTCCGGCGGCCGCATCCATACCTCCGCGGCCACCGTCGCCGTCCTCCCCGAGGCCGAGGAGGTCGACGTCGCCATCGCCGAGGACGACCTCAGGATCGACGTCATGCGCGCCCAGGGCGCCGGCGGCCAGCACGTCAACAAGACCGAGTCGGCGGTACGCATCACCCACATCCCGACGAACACCGTCGTGCTCGTCCAGGACGAGCGCTCCCAGCACAAGAACAAGGCGCGGGCCATGGCCATCCTGCGCTCGCGCATCTTCGACGAGGAGCGCCGCCGCCTCGCCGCGACGCGCGCCGAGGACCGCAAGCTTCAGGTCGGCTCCGGCGACCGCTCCGAGCGCATCCGCACCTACAATTTCCCGCAGGGGCGGGTCACAGACCATCGCATCGAGCTGACGCTGTACAAGCTGCCGGAGATCATGGCCGGGACGGCGCTGGGCGAGATCGTCGACGCCCTCATCGCCGACCATCAGGCGAGTCTCCTGGCGCTGGATACGGCGGCGTGA
- the prmC gene encoding peptide chain release factor N(5)-glutamine methyltransferase yields the protein MIPAGTTLAAARRLLADRLAAAGIDDAGAEARHLLKLATGRDAALAGMAAETCLDAGEAACASGLAARRLAREPLARIAGQGAFHGLDFALNRACLVPRDDTEALVDAALRLLPPGERAEILDLGVGPGTVLLTLLTERPQARGLGVDLSPEALEAARTNARALGLDDRATFAEGRWTEGLAGAFDLIVSNPPYIPARDCDALAPEVALHDPRLALDGGVDGLDAYRAIFSGVGRVLKPGGHVALEIGIGQAPDVTAIACACGFRLRRLASDLAGIPRALVFRQDGAAG from the coding sequence GTGATCCCCGCCGGCACGACCCTGGCCGCGGCGCGGCGCCTCCTCGCGGACAGGCTGGCGGCGGCGGGCATCGACGATGCCGGCGCCGAGGCCCGGCATCTCCTGAAGCTCGCCACCGGCCGCGATGCGGCTCTCGCCGGAATGGCGGCCGAGACCTGCCTCGACGCCGGCGAGGCCGCCTGCGCCTCCGGTCTCGCGGCCCGGCGCCTGGCGCGCGAGCCTCTCGCCCGCATCGCCGGCCAGGGCGCCTTCCACGGCCTCGACTTCGCCCTCAACCGCGCCTGCCTGGTGCCGCGCGACGACACCGAGGCCCTGGTCGACGCGGCGCTCCGCCTGTTGCCGCCCGGCGAGCGGGCCGAGATCCTCGATCTCGGGGTCGGACCCGGCACGGTTCTCCTGACCCTGCTGACCGAGCGCCCGCAGGCGCGCGGCCTCGGCGTCGACCTCTCGCCCGAGGCGCTGGAGGCGGCCCGGACCAACGCCCGGGCCCTCGGCCTCGACGACCGCGCCACTTTCGCCGAGGGGCGATGGACGGAAGGGCTCGCCGGCGCCTTCGACCTGATCGTCTCCAATCCGCCCTATATCCCCGCCCGCGACTGCGACGCCCTCGCACCGGAAGTGGCGCTGCACGACCCGCGCCTCGCCCTCGACGGCGGCGTCGACGGGCTCGACGCCTATCGCGCCATCTTCTCAGGCGTCGGCCGCGTCCTGAAGCCGGGCGGCCACGTCGCGTTGGAGATCGGCATCGGCCAGGCGCCGGATGTCACCGCCATCGCCTGCGCTTGCGGTTTCCGGCTGCGGCGGCTCGCCTCCGACCTCGCCGGCATTCCCCGCGCCCTCGTCTTCCGACAGGACGGTGCCGCCGGCTGA
- a CDS encoding Bax inhibitor-1/YccA family protein, with product MSHYDPNAQAYGGYGYGQPTAVQQAQIDQGLRSYMVGVYNYMMIGLAITGMAALGIYMLSVTGDASLAQQTARGALRVSGGQYLTPFGAFLFTSWFKFVVILAPLGVVMLLSFRADRLSAPAAQITFWVYAALVGVSMTTILLVYAHTSVARVFFITAASFGALSLWGYTTKRDLSGMGTFLMMGLFGLIIAMLVNIGIAAFTGTPSTMLQWIISVVGVLIFAGLTAYDTQNIKNEYIYSLAYANDGSLVQKAAIFGALQLYIDFVGMFQFLMSLLGQRDQ from the coding sequence ATGTCGCACTACGATCCGAATGCCCAGGCCTATGGCGGCTACGGTTATGGCCAGCCGACGGCCGTTCAGCAGGCCCAGATCGACCAGGGCCTTCGCTCCTACATGGTCGGCGTCTACAACTACATGATGATCGGCCTCGCCATCACCGGCATGGCGGCGCTCGGCATCTACATGCTCTCGGTCACCGGCGACGCCTCGCTGGCGCAGCAGACGGCGCGCGGCGCCCTGCGCGTCTCCGGCGGCCAGTACCTGACGCCCTTCGGCGCCTTCCTGTTCACGAGCTGGTTCAAGTTCGTCGTCATCCTCGCCCCGCTGGGCGTGGTGATGCTGCTGTCGTTCCGCGCCGACCGTCTGAGCGCTCCCGCCGCCCAGATCACCTTCTGGGTTTATGCGGCGCTGGTCGGCGTCTCGATGACCACGATCCTGCTGGTCTATGCCCACACCTCGGTCGCCCGCGTGTTCTTCATCACGGCCGCCTCCTTCGGCGCGCTGTCGCTCTGGGGCTACACGACCAAGCGTGACCTCTCGGGCATGGGCACCTTCCTGATGATGGGTCTGTTCGGCCTGATCATCGCCATGCTGGTGAACATCGGCATCGCCGCCTTCACCGGCACGCCCTCGACCATGCTGCAGTGGATCATCTCGGTGGTCGGCGTGCTGATCTTCGCGGGCCTGACCGCCTACGACACGCAGAACATCAAGAACGAGTACATCTACAGCCTGGCCTATGCCAATGACGGGTCGCTGGTGCAGAAGGCCGCCATCTTCGGCGCCCTCCAGCTCTACATCGACTTCGTCGGCATGTTCCAGTTCCTGATGTCCCTGCTCGGCCAGCGCGACCAGTAA